The Nitriliruptor alkaliphilus DSM 45188 genome includes a region encoding these proteins:
- a CDS encoding FAD binding domain-containing protein has protein sequence MTIARPRRVDEAAAALAEMPDAHLLAGGTDLMVEVNLGHRRPEAIVALRRVEELGAHRVEPDRLELGATVTYTTIERQLADVAPGLAMAARTVGSPQIRNAGTVGGNVGTASPAGDALPWLLALDAEVVLASTAGERVLPLAAFITGPKRTDRRPDELIRCVRVPRVAGPQHTAKVGTRNAMVISVVSLAMIVDTDARRVRVGLGSVGPTPLRPTAAEDLASDALDWGALTCDDDSVTAFAAACAAAASPIDDHRSTADYRRHAVGVLAARCLRRCLDAAPEGAT, from the coding sequence GTGACGATCGCACGGCCACGTCGTGTCGACGAGGCTGCGGCCGCGCTGGCCGAGATGCCGGACGCCCACCTCCTCGCCGGCGGTACCGACCTGATGGTCGAGGTCAACCTCGGCCACCGGCGCCCCGAGGCCATCGTGGCCCTCCGCCGCGTCGAGGAGCTCGGTGCCCACCGGGTCGAACCCGACCGGCTCGAGCTCGGGGCGACCGTCACCTACACGACCATCGAGCGCCAGCTCGCCGACGTCGCGCCGGGCCTCGCGATGGCGGCCCGCACGGTCGGTTCGCCCCAGATCCGCAACGCGGGAACCGTGGGCGGCAACGTCGGCACGGCGTCACCGGCCGGCGACGCGCTGCCGTGGCTGCTGGCCCTCGACGCCGAGGTGGTGCTGGCGTCGACCGCCGGGGAGCGGGTACTGCCCCTGGCTGCGTTCATCACCGGCCCGAAACGCACCGATCGCCGCCCCGACGAGCTGATCCGCTGCGTGCGCGTCCCCCGCGTCGCCGGGCCTCAGCACACCGCCAAGGTCGGCACCCGCAACGCCATGGTCATCTCGGTGGTGTCCCTGGCCATGATCGTGGACACCGACGCACGGCGGGTGCGGGTCGGCCTCGGCTCGGTCGGGCCGACCCCGCTGCGCCCGACGGCCGCCGAGGACCTCGCCAGCGACGCGCTCGACTGGGGTGCACTGACCTGCGACGACGACAGCGTCACGGCGTTCGCGGCCGCGTGCGCGGCCGCGGCCAGCCCGATCGACGACCACCGCAGCACGGCCGACTACCGCCGCCACGCGGTCGGCGTACTCGCGGCACGGTGTCTGCGCCGCTGCCTCGACGCCGCCCCGGAGGGAGCCACGTGA
- the uraH gene encoding hydroxyisourate hydrolase, whose amino-acid sequence MSLSTHVLDTAKGWPASGMQVFLDHRTGEGQWQHLVADETDSDGRIAKLVPAGGLSAGVYRLTFATGEWAASVGTDSFFPEVAVVFEVTAPDEHHHVPLLLSPYGYSTYRGS is encoded by the coding sequence GTGAGCCTGTCCACGCACGTGCTCGACACCGCCAAGGGGTGGCCCGCGTCGGGCATGCAGGTCTTCCTCGACCACCGCACCGGAGAGGGGCAGTGGCAGCACCTCGTCGCCGACGAGACCGACAGCGACGGCCGCATCGCCAAGCTGGTCCCCGCCGGCGGGTTGTCCGCAGGGGTGTACCGGCTGACGTTCGCGACCGGAGAGTGGGCGGCGTCGGTCGGCACCGACAGCTTCTTCCCGGAGGTGGCGGTGGTCTTCGAGGTCACCGCCCCCGACGAACATCACCACGTCCCGCTGCTGCTGAGCCCGTACGGGTACAGCACCTACCGCGGGAGCTGA
- the alc gene encoding allantoicase, producing MTDGIDEVQRGSFTGLIDLAARRLGGMILSADDEFFAAKENLLDPADPRFDPDHYGDRGKEMDGWETRRRRDLPGVDRCVIRLGVAGVVEAVVVDTAFFRGNFPEAFELEGCVSEGQPPTADTVWFPLRERTELRGDALQRFGVPRPLRATHVRFTIIPDGGVARLRILGRGLPDLHRAADGAGRLDLAAAANGGRAVACSDQFFSSPHNLVMVGDARSMADGWETQRRRGPGEDWAVIELAAPGTPERLEVDTTHFKGNYPDRIAIEALHAPDLAPGDDLPVDGWEPLLEPTPLQPHLRHVFDACQAVEATHLRLRVLPDGGVARLRAFGVVSEPGWRRHGLAILDASTVETATAALLTCCGSTRWAREVAARRPFGSPERLADVADEVWAELDRDDVLEAFAAHPRIGERAAVTSASVSAGHTRWSAGEQAGTATAEGATLAALTAGNEAYEQRFGHVFLIRAAGRSTEEMLAALEERLGNDPDTELRVAAEQQRQITHLRLDKLLREPRTAPPATSPDASQTGATP from the coding sequence GTGACCGACGGGATCGACGAGGTGCAGCGCGGCAGCTTCACCGGGCTGATCGACCTGGCGGCGCGGCGCCTCGGGGGGATGATCCTGTCCGCCGACGACGAGTTCTTCGCCGCCAAGGAGAACCTCCTCGATCCCGCCGACCCGCGCTTCGACCCGGACCACTACGGCGACCGCGGCAAGGAGATGGACGGCTGGGAGACCCGGCGTCGGCGTGACCTGCCGGGTGTCGACCGGTGCGTGATCCGCCTGGGGGTGGCCGGTGTCGTCGAGGCGGTCGTGGTCGACACGGCGTTCTTCCGCGGCAACTTCCCCGAGGCCTTCGAGCTCGAGGGGTGTGTCAGCGAGGGGCAGCCGCCCACCGCCGACACGGTCTGGTTCCCCCTGCGCGAACGCACCGAGCTGCGCGGCGACGCGCTGCAGCGTTTCGGGGTGCCGCGGCCGCTGCGGGCGACCCACGTGCGGTTCACGATCATCCCCGACGGCGGCGTCGCGCGGCTGCGCATCCTCGGGCGCGGGCTCCCCGACCTCCACCGCGCCGCCGACGGTGCGGGACGGCTCGACCTCGCTGCTGCGGCCAACGGCGGGCGGGCGGTCGCGTGCTCGGACCAGTTCTTCTCCTCGCCGCACAACCTGGTGATGGTCGGCGACGCGCGGTCGATGGCCGACGGCTGGGAGACCCAGCGCCGTCGCGGCCCCGGTGAGGACTGGGCCGTCATCGAGCTGGCCGCGCCCGGCACGCCCGAGCGGTTGGAGGTCGACACCACCCACTTCAAGGGCAACTACCCCGATCGGATCGCGATCGAGGCGCTGCACGCGCCCGATCTCGCCCCGGGTGACGACCTGCCCGTCGACGGGTGGGAGCCGCTGCTGGAACCGACACCGCTGCAACCGCACCTGCGCCACGTGTTCGACGCGTGCCAGGCCGTCGAGGCGACCCACCTGCGGTTGCGGGTGCTGCCCGACGGCGGCGTGGCACGGCTGCGGGCCTTCGGGGTCGTCAGCGAGCCAGGCTGGCGACGCCACGGGCTCGCCATCCTCGACGCCTCGACCGTCGAGACCGCCACCGCCGCGCTGTTGACGTGCTGCGGGTCGACCCGCTGGGCGCGCGAGGTCGCGGCGCGACGGCCCTTCGGTTCGCCGGAGCGCCTGGCCGACGTCGCCGACGAGGTGTGGGCCGAGCTCGACCGCGACGACGTGCTGGAGGCGTTCGCGGCGCACCCACGCATTGGCGAGCGAGCGGCAGTGACGTCCGCGTCGGTGTCCGCCGGGCACACCCGGTGGTCGGCAGGCGAGCAGGCGGGGACCGCGACCGCCGAGGGGGCGACCCTCGCGGCGTTGACGGCGGGCAACGAGGCCTACGAGCAGCGGTTCGGCCACGTCTTCCTCATCCGCGCCGCGGGCCGGTCGACCGAGGAGATGCTGGCGGCCCTCGAGGAGCGGCTGGGCAACGACCCGGACACCGAGCTGCGGGTCGCCGCCGAGCAGCAGCGTCAGATCACCCACCTGCGCCTCGACAAGCTGCTGCGTGAGCCGAGGACCGCACCGCCAGCCACGTCCCCAGATGCCTCGCAGACCGGAGCGACACCGTGA
- the pucD gene encoding xanthine dehydrogenase subunit D, translating into MSTTTVGPGTRSDVAGGIGTTPDRPDGTPKVSGGFAFSSDLHHDRMLWGRTLRSPHPSARIVRLDTSTAAAMPGVVCVLTADDVPGKAAYGLEHTDQPVFASDVVRYHGEAIACVAAEHPEQALRAVRAIEVEYEILEPLTDPEAAFDATPIHPDGNLFRHLPLRHGDPHATGEVSVEGTYEVGMQDQAFLGPESGMAIPTEDGGVELLISTQWLHVDHGQVAACLGLPPEKVRLTLAGVGGAFGAREDVSLQVHVCLLALTTGRPVKIQYSREESFHGHVHRHPAQMWFRHTATRDGDLVKLEARILLDGGAYASTSPAVLANAVCFAGGPYVFPNAVVDGWAVRTNNPPCGAMRGFGVVQACFGHEAQMDKLADALGMDPVQLRLRNAMRTGDRLLTGQVITGTAPVREVIEACIAHPLPPDPSDGDDREMALPGGAGLTATRADVRRGVGLAVSIKNLMYSEGFDDFSTAAVRLELAPDGTPFATVHSAAAEVGQGFVTLAQQIARTELHVDRVVLRPADTSIGSAGSTSASRQTWMSGGAVQLACRAVREVLLERAAVREGEPVAGSRRVRFDLHGDEVVDLDTGSAVAVADLLTDGAIEEVREHHHAPTDPLDAHGQGNAHVSFAFAAHRAVVDVDPDLGLVRVVQIATGQDVGKALNPRAVTGQIEGGIAQGLGLAVMEEIVVQDGRIANPSFTDYLIPTALDMPPVLKTLIEQPEPGAPFGAKGVGEPPTISSTPAIVAAIRDATGRPVTRVPVRPQDLCLQPAERP; encoded by the coding sequence GTGAGCACCACCACCGTCGGTCCCGGGACCCGCAGCGACGTCGCTGGCGGCATCGGCACCACGCCCGACCGGCCCGACGGGACCCCCAAGGTGTCCGGCGGATTCGCGTTCTCCTCCGACCTGCACCACGACCGGATGCTGTGGGGCCGCACCCTGCGCAGCCCCCACCCGTCGGCCCGGATCGTGCGGCTCGACACCTCGACGGCCGCGGCGATGCCCGGCGTGGTGTGCGTGCTGACCGCCGACGACGTGCCCGGGAAGGCCGCCTACGGGCTCGAGCACACCGACCAGCCCGTCTTCGCCAGCGACGTGGTCCGCTACCACGGCGAGGCGATCGCATGCGTGGCGGCCGAGCACCCCGAGCAGGCCCTCCGGGCCGTCCGCGCCATCGAGGTCGAGTACGAGATCCTCGAGCCGCTCACCGACCCCGAGGCGGCGTTCGACGCCACCCCCATCCACCCCGACGGCAACCTCTTCCGCCACCTGCCGCTGCGCCACGGGGATCCGCACGCCACCGGCGAGGTCAGCGTCGAGGGGACCTACGAGGTCGGGATGCAGGACCAGGCGTTCCTCGGCCCCGAGTCCGGGATGGCCATCCCCACCGAGGACGGGGGGGTCGAGCTGCTGATCTCGACCCAGTGGCTGCACGTGGACCACGGGCAGGTCGCCGCCTGCCTCGGTCTGCCGCCCGAGAAGGTGCGCCTGACCCTCGCCGGGGTGGGCGGCGCGTTCGGGGCGCGCGAGGACGTCAGCCTCCAGGTGCACGTGTGCCTGCTGGCCCTGACGACCGGACGCCCCGTCAAGATCCAGTACTCGCGCGAGGAGTCCTTCCACGGCCACGTCCACCGTCACCCGGCGCAGATGTGGTTCCGGCACACCGCGACCCGCGACGGTGACCTGGTCAAGCTCGAGGCCCGCATCCTGCTCGATGGCGGCGCGTACGCCTCGACCTCACCGGCGGTGCTGGCCAACGCGGTCTGCTTCGCCGGCGGGCCGTACGTGTTCCCCAACGCCGTCGTCGACGGGTGGGCCGTCCGCACCAACAACCCGCCGTGCGGGGCGATGCGCGGGTTCGGGGTCGTGCAGGCCTGTTTCGGGCACGAGGCCCAGATGGACAAGCTCGCCGACGCCCTCGGCATGGACCCCGTCCAGCTGCGGCTGCGCAACGCCATGCGGACCGGCGACCGGCTGCTGACGGGCCAGGTCATCACCGGGACCGCGCCCGTCCGCGAGGTCATCGAAGCGTGCATCGCCCACCCCCTGCCACCCGACCCGTCCGATGGTGACGACCGGGAGATGGCGCTACCGGGGGGCGCCGGGCTGACCGCCACGCGCGCCGACGTCCGCCGCGGGGTGGGCCTGGCCGTCAGCATCAAGAACCTGATGTACTCGGAGGGGTTCGACGACTTCTCGACCGCCGCGGTCCGCCTCGAGCTGGCGCCCGACGGCACCCCGTTCGCGACCGTCCACAGCGCCGCGGCGGAGGTCGGTCAGGGCTTCGTGACCCTCGCCCAGCAGATCGCCCGGACCGAGCTGCACGTCGACCGGGTCGTGCTGCGTCCGGCCGACACCTCGATCGGGTCGGCGGGGTCCACGTCGGCCTCGCGGCAGACCTGGATGAGCGGTGGTGCGGTCCAGCTCGCCTGCCGCGCCGTCCGCGAGGTGCTGCTCGAGCGTGCCGCCGTGCGGGAAGGTGAGCCGGTCGCCGGTTCGCGGCGGGTGCGCTTCGACCTGCACGGCGACGAGGTGGTCGACCTCGACACCGGGAGCGCCGTGGCCGTCGCCGACCTGCTCACGGACGGTGCCATCGAGGAGGTCCGCGAGCACCACCACGCCCCCACCGACCCCCTGGACGCCCACGGGCAGGGGAACGCGCACGTGTCGTTCGCGTTCGCGGCGCACCGGGCGGTGGTCGACGTCGACCCCGACCTCGGGCTCGTGCGCGTGGTCCAGATCGCCACCGGCCAGGACGTCGGCAAGGCGCTCAACCCCCGGGCCGTCACCGGCCAGATCGAGGGCGGCATCGCCCAAGGCCTCGGCCTCGCGGTCATGGAGGAGATCGTCGTGCAGGACGGCCGCATCGCGAACCCGTCGTTCACCGACTACCTCATCCCGACCGCCCTCGACATGCCGCCGGTGCTGAAGACACTCATCGAGCAACCGGAACCGGGCGCACCGTTCGGCGCCAAGGGCGTCGGCGAGCCGCCCACCATCTCCTCGACCCCCGCGATCGTGGCCGCCATCCGCGACGCGACCGGCCGGCCCGTCACCCGCGTCCCGGTCCGCCCCCAGGATCTCTGCCTGCAGCCGGCGGAACGTCCGTGA
- a CDS encoding (2Fe-2S)-binding protein codes for MSDTTTPTPDALAYDLTVNGRRHEVPQAWLGESLLYVLRERLGLPGSKNACDQGECGSCSVVMDGRLVCSCCVMAADAVDADLRTVEGVASGSGRGGDASEGELSDVQQAFLDEGAVQCGFCIPGLIVAVHDLLDGNPDADELQVREAISGNLCRCTGYGRILQAVATVQGRRRGTHERRAEGGGS; via the coding sequence GTGAGCGACACCACCACACCGACGCCGGACGCGCTGGCGTACGACCTGACCGTCAACGGCCGCCGCCACGAGGTCCCGCAGGCCTGGCTCGGTGAGAGCCTGCTGTACGTCCTGCGCGAACGGCTCGGTCTGCCGGGCAGCAAGAACGCCTGTGACCAGGGCGAGTGCGGGTCGTGCTCGGTGGTGATGGACGGGCGCCTGGTGTGCTCGTGCTGCGTGATGGCCGCCGACGCGGTCGACGCGGACCTGCGCACCGTCGAGGGTGTCGCCTCGGGGTCGGGGCGCGGCGGCGATGCGTCCGAGGGCGAGCTGTCCGATGTGCAGCAGGCGTTCCTCGACGAGGGCGCGGTGCAGTGCGGGTTCTGCATCCCCGGGTTGATCGTCGCGGTGCACGACCTGCTCGACGGGAATCCCGACGCCGACGAGCTGCAGGTGCGCGAGGCCATCAGCGGCAACCTGTGCCGCTGCACCGGCTACGGACGCATCCTCCAGGCCGTCGCGACCGTCCAAGGGCGTCGACGCGGCACGCACGAACGCCGCGCCGAAGGAGGTGGGTCGTGA
- a CDS encoding DUF6986 family protein, whose product MSGGGGALGDEEVTRLLVGVEEADAEVARDWPGVPATRQPVQVLYVPLDRVHPRTARRYGTAALRLLEAHAPDGEVLARACGLVLEPALAERVHTRVVAKLEDEPVEDLRCDAEDGYLGRSAETEARDATAAAASVAAAIADGDAPPFVGIRVKSFSDGLARRSVATLDRFLATLLDAAGELPDGFVVTFPKIVAVEHVAAFARVLAALEEAHGLPERRLRFEAQIETTPSVLGPDGRVALRDIRDVADGRLCAVHVGVYDYSAGLGLPPTEQRLDHPALDFARHLLQTTFAGTEVRLSDGSTNVVPADDSTADTHRAWARHAADVRHSLRHGFVQGWDLHPAHLVSRYAVVFADLLAGIDDALDRLARWDAGEAGGGVMDEPATIRTLEAAVQRAVDCGAIGPDEVRRRSGRTVSPRPIVQRATDR is encoded by the coding sequence GTGAGCGGCGGGGGCGGGGCGCTCGGCGACGAGGAGGTCACGAGGCTGCTCGTCGGGGTCGAGGAGGCCGACGCCGAGGTGGCCCGTGACTGGCCGGGGGTGCCGGCGACGCGCCAGCCGGTGCAGGTGCTGTACGTGCCGCTCGACCGGGTCCACCCGCGGACGGCGAGGCGGTACGGGACCGCGGCGCTGCGGCTCCTGGAGGCCCACGCCCCCGACGGCGAGGTGCTGGCGCGGGCCTGCGGGCTGGTGCTGGAGCCGGCGTTGGCCGAGCGGGTGCACACCCGGGTGGTCGCCAAGCTGGAGGACGAGCCGGTCGAGGATCTGCGGTGTGACGCCGAGGACGGCTACCTCGGACGGTCGGCGGAGACCGAGGCGCGGGACGCGACCGCTGCTGCGGCATCGGTGGCGGCAGCGATCGCGGACGGGGACGCGCCACCGTTCGTCGGCATCCGGGTCAAGTCGTTCAGCGACGGGCTGGCGCGGCGGAGCGTGGCAACCCTCGATCGGTTCCTGGCGACGCTGCTCGACGCGGCGGGCGAACTGCCAGACGGGTTCGTGGTGACGTTCCCGAAGATCGTGGCGGTCGAGCACGTCGCCGCGTTCGCGCGGGTGCTGGCGGCGCTCGAGGAGGCGCACGGCCTGCCGGAGCGGCGGCTGCGGTTCGAGGCCCAGATCGAGACCACCCCGTCGGTGCTCGGCCCGGACGGGCGGGTGGCGTTGCGCGACATCCGTGACGTCGCGGACGGTCGGCTGTGCGCCGTCCACGTGGGGGTCTACGACTACTCGGCGGGGCTCGGGCTGCCGCCGACCGAGCAGCGCCTCGACCACCCCGCCCTGGACTTCGCGCGCCACCTGCTGCAGACCACCTTCGCCGGTACCGAGGTCCGCCTGTCGGACGGGTCGACGAACGTGGTGCCGGCGGACGATTCCACGGCCGACACCCACCGGGCGTGGGCACGTCACGCGGCCGACGTGCGTCACTCGCTGCGGCACGGCTTCGTGCAGGGTTGGGACCTGCACCCGGCGCACCTGGTCAGCCGGTACGCGGTGGTGTTCGCCGACCTGCTGGCCGGGATCGACGATGCGCTCGACCGCCTCGCCCGGTGGGATGCGGGCGAGGCCGGTGGCGGGGTCATGGACGAACCGGCGACGATCCGGACCCTGGAGGCCGCGGTGCAACGGGCGGTCGACTGCGGCGCGATCGGCCCCGACGAGGTCCGACGTCGCAGCGGCCGCACGGTGTCGCCGCGGCCGATCGTCCAGCGTGCCACCGATCGCTGA
- the pucL gene encoding factor-independent urate hydroxylase: METPWNRDGTHLGPNRYGKSGIRLVTVARDGDRHTFTDLDIEVRLEGDFEAVHTEGDNTPVLPTDTMRGTCFALARGGIDSVAGYAGRLSDRFLEASSATSRVMVRIVSMPWDRVEVDGAPHDHTFRPAGGGQAVLTLTQERGLAPVITGGVRGARVLKTTGSAFSGYLEDEYTTLPPTRDRIMATTIDATWGTVVPDADHAALAAGVPATILARFATHDDSESVQHTLHAMGQAVLDEHPDVTWIRFRLPNEHHILADLSPYGLDNPNEVYLVADRPFGVIEGSVVREGRTPEPGW; the protein is encoded by the coding sequence ATGGAGACCCCCTGGAACCGGGACGGCACCCACCTGGGGCCGAACCGGTACGGCAAGTCCGGGATCCGCCTGGTGACCGTGGCGCGCGACGGTGACCGCCACACCTTCACCGACCTCGACATCGAGGTGCGTCTCGAGGGCGACTTCGAGGCGGTCCACACCGAGGGCGACAACACCCCCGTGCTGCCCACCGACACGATGCGGGGCACGTGCTTCGCGCTGGCCCGCGGTGGGATCGACTCGGTCGCCGGGTACGCGGGGCGCCTCTCGGACCGGTTCCTCGAGGCGTCGTCGGCGACCTCACGTGTGATGGTCCGGATCGTGTCGATGCCGTGGGACCGCGTCGAGGTCGACGGTGCCCCGCACGACCACACCTTCCGCCCCGCGGGGGGCGGCCAGGCGGTGCTGACCCTCACCCAGGAACGCGGCCTGGCGCCCGTGATCACCGGCGGGGTCCGGGGCGCCCGGGTGCTGAAGACCACCGGGTCGGCGTTCAGCGGCTACCTCGAGGACGAGTACACCACCCTGCCACCGACCCGCGACCGCATCATGGCCACGACCATCGACGCGACGTGGGGGACGGTCGTGCCGGACGCCGACCACGCCGCGCTCGCCGCCGGAGTGCCCGCCACGATCCTGGCGCGGTTCGCGACCCACGACGACAGCGAGTCGGTCCAGCACACCCTGCACGCGATGGGGCAGGCGGTCCTCGACGAGCACCCGGACGTGACCTGGATCCGGTTCCGGCTGCCCAACGAGCACCACATCCTCGCCGATCTGTCGCCCTACGGGCTGGACAACCCGAACGAGGTCTACCTCGTCGCCGACCGGCCCTTCGGGGTCATCGAGGGCAGCGTGGTCCGCGAGGGTCGGACACCGGAGCCGGGCTGGTGA
- a CDS encoding 8-oxoguanine deaminase has protein sequence MTRLVLRGARHPGDVAMQDGRIVAVGEVPEEPGDEVRRVDGDIVTAGLVNTHHHLYQWMTRGRAVGCDLFGWLTTLYPVWAKLDVADVHAAARVGLAELLLSGCTTAADHHYLVPHGDDSVFDATAEAALEVGTRLHLARGSMDLGASDGGLPPDHVVEDLDAILASTERVTDRWHDGSRIVVTVAPCSPFSVSPELLRESAAFARSRGLRLHTHLAETREEEADCLARFGKRPLAVLDELGWVAGDVWFAHGVHFDDAEIARLAEVGAGVAHCPSSNARLAAGFCRTPQLLAAGVPVGLGVDGVASNEQGTLVTEMRQALFSARQGAERPDALMPADALHLATAGGAACLGRDDIGTLSPGARADVVVWPADDLTDVPDPVDALVLGPDRRVRHVYVDGQPVVEDGQVLGMDLHAARVDLGRRARRLWS, from the coding sequence GTGACCCGCCTGGTCCTGCGCGGCGCCCGCCACCCCGGGGACGTCGCGATGCAGGACGGCCGCATCGTGGCCGTCGGCGAGGTCCCCGAGGAACCCGGTGACGAGGTCCGTCGCGTCGACGGGGACATCGTCACGGCCGGCCTCGTCAACACCCACCACCACCTCTACCAGTGGATGACGCGCGGCCGGGCCGTCGGCTGCGACCTGTTCGGGTGGCTGACCACCCTCTACCCCGTGTGGGCGAAGCTCGACGTCGCCGACGTGCACGCCGCTGCCCGCGTCGGCCTGGCCGAACTGCTGCTGTCGGGCTGCACGACCGCCGCCGACCACCACTACCTGGTGCCCCACGGCGACGACAGCGTGTTCGACGCGACCGCCGAGGCCGCCCTGGAGGTCGGCACGCGCCTGCACCTCGCCCGCGGCTCGATGGACCTCGGAGCGTCCGACGGCGGCCTGCCTCCCGACCACGTGGTGGAGGACCTCGACGCCATCCTCGCGTCGACCGAGCGGGTCACCGACCGGTGGCACGACGGGTCCCGGATCGTGGTCACCGTCGCACCGTGCAGCCCGTTCAGCGTCAGCCCCGAGCTGCTGCGCGAGTCGGCCGCCTTCGCCCGTTCGCGGGGCCTGCGCCTGCACACCCACCTCGCCGAGACCCGCGAGGAGGAGGCCGACTGCCTCGCCCGGTTCGGGAAGCGTCCGCTGGCGGTGCTCGACGAGCTCGGGTGGGTCGCGGGCGACGTGTGGTTCGCGCACGGGGTCCACTTCGACGACGCCGAGATCGCCCGCCTCGCCGAGGTCGGCGCCGGCGTCGCCCACTGTCCGTCGAGCAACGCCCGCCTCGCGGCGGGCTTCTGCCGCACACCGCAGCTGCTGGCCGCGGGCGTCCCGGTGGGCCTCGGCGTCGACGGCGTGGCGTCCAACGAACAGGGCACGTTGGTCACCGAGATGCGTCAGGCGCTGTTCTCGGCCCGCCAGGGTGCGGAGCGGCCTGACGCGCTGATGCCGGCGGACGCGCTGCACCTCGCCACGGCGGGCGGTGCGGCTTGCCTCGGACGCGACGACATCGGCACCCTCTCGCCCGGCGCACGCGCGGACGTGGTGGTGTGGCCGGCCGACGACCTCACCGACGTGCCCGACCCGGTCGACGCGTTGGTGCTCGGTCCCGACCGGCGGGTGCGGCACGTGTACGTCGACGGGCAGCCCGTGGTGGAAGATGGGCAGGTGCTGGGGATGGACCTCCACGCAGCACGGGTCGACCTCGGTCGACGAGCGCGACGCTTGTGGTCCTGA
- the allB gene encoding allantoinase AllB: MPTADLVLVSRRVVTPDGERPAAVVVVGERIVDLVEPAAAPDAATVTDVGDLAVLPGLVDAHVHVNEPGRTHWEGYATATRAAAAAGITTLVDMPLNSIPPTTTVAAFETKRAAADGKLHVDVGLWGGVVPGSEAHLADLYAAGVLGVKAFTCDSGVDEYGCYAPEGLADLAARTAAVDATLLVHAEDPAVIDAATAAVAASGADPRAYATWLDGRPPAAEERAIAAVLDAARATGARVHALHLSAAGGVPLIAAARAAGTAVTVETCPHYLTLAAEDVPDGATAHKCAPPIRDAANREALWAGLAAGTIDAIVSDHSPAPPDLKHLDTGDFVAAWGGIASLQLGPSLVWTEARRRGHDLSDLVTWMAAGPARVAGLRRKGRLTAGADADLVVFDPDATWTVDAAALHHRHAITPYDGWSLTGRAVTTYLRGRVVDPLGIPTGRLRLRGDL; this comes from the coding sequence ATGCCAACCGCCGATCTCGTGCTCGTCAGCCGCCGCGTGGTCACCCCCGACGGCGAGCGTCCCGCTGCGGTCGTCGTCGTGGGCGAGCGGATCGTCGACCTGGTTGAGCCCGCCGCCGCACCCGACGCCGCGACCGTCACCGACGTCGGCGACCTCGCCGTCCTGCCCGGCCTGGTCGACGCGCACGTGCACGTCAACGAGCCGGGGCGCACCCACTGGGAGGGATACGCGACCGCCACCCGCGCTGCGGCGGCCGCAGGCATCACCACGCTGGTGGATATGCCGCTCAACAGCATCCCACCGACCACGACCGTCGCCGCGTTCGAGACGAAGCGGGCCGCCGCCGACGGCAAGCTCCACGTCGACGTCGGCCTGTGGGGCGGGGTGGTGCCCGGCAGCGAGGCACACCTCGCCGACCTGTACGCGGCGGGGGTCCTCGGCGTCAAGGCGTTCACGTGCGACAGCGGTGTGGACGAGTACGGCTGCTACGCGCCCGAGGGGCTGGCCGACCTGGCGGCGCGGACCGCGGCGGTGGACGCGACCCTGCTGGTGCACGCCGAGGACCCGGCCGTCATCGACGCGGCGACGGCCGCCGTCGCGGCCTCGGGAGCCGATCCGCGCGCCTACGCGACGTGGCTCGATGGGCGCCCGCCGGCGGCCGAGGAACGCGCGATCGCCGCCGTCCTCGACGCGGCACGCGCGACCGGCGCTCGCGTGCACGCGCTGCACCTGTCGGCCGCGGGCGGCGTGCCACTGATCGCGGCGGCCCGCGCGGCGGGTACCGCGGTGACCGTCGAGACCTGCCCGCACTACCTCACCCTCGCCGCCGAGGACGTCCCCGACGGCGCGACGGCCCACAAGTGCGCCCCACCGATCCGGGACGCCGCCAACCGCGAGGCGTTGTGGGCGGGCCTGGCCGCCGGCACCATCGACGCGATCGTGTCCGACCACTCCCCGGCCCCGCCCGACCTCAAGCACCTCGACACCGGCGACTTCGTCGCGGCGTGGGGCGGGATCGCCTCGCTGCAGCTCGGACCGTCGCTGGTGTGGACCGAGGCGCGTCGCCGGGGCCACGACCTGTCCGACCTGGTGACCTGGATGGCGGCGGGCCCGGCCCGGGTCGCGGGGTTGCGACGCAAGGGTCGGCTGACGGCCGGCGCGGACGCCGACCTCGTGGTGTTCGACCCGGACGCGACCTGGACCGTCGACGCCGCGGCGCTGCACCACCGTCACGCCATCACCCCCTACGACGGCTGGTCGTTGACCGGCCGTGCCGTGACGACGTACCTGCGCGGCCGGGTGGTGGACCCGCTGGGGATCCCCACCGGCCGCCTGCGACTGCGAGGTGACCTGTGA